CGGGGCCAATACCATCCCCGGGGATAAGGGTAACTGTATGCTTCATAGTCAGATCTTATGTAAACGAAAAAAGCCCTGCCATGGCAGAGCTTCTTCCTAAAAAATACTGGATTTTGCAGAAGGACGCTAATTTCCAAGGTCGCGTTTTGAAGAATAGTTGATGCGCAATGTTCCCGCTTCACGAAGTTCTTGCTGCACCTTCGTAACCGTACCCATTTCTGCAGTTTCATCTACACGCAGTGAAACGATCAGCTTGGGCTGCTCACTCCATTTGCGGTACATGATCGTACGGATAACGGCCATGTCTTCAATCAATGCGTCGTCAATCTGCACAGAAGTTGGCCCGAGCTGGGTTGCACCAAGCTTGAGTGGACCAATCCAGACATATGACACCAGCCTTTTCTGCTCTATCTTAGTCAGCGCTTCTGCTTTTGGCAGCTGCGTACGCACCTGAACAGTAGTTTCACGGAGTACGGTGGTCACCATGAAAAAGATCAGGAGCATGAAAATGATATCCGGCAATGAAGCGGTAG
This portion of the Bacteroidota bacterium genome encodes:
- a CDS encoding biopolymer transporter ExbD — encoded protein: TASLPDIIFMLLIFFMVTTVLRETTVQVRTQLPKAEALTKIEQKRLVSYVWIGPLKLGATQLGPTSVQIDDALIEDMAVIRTIMYRKWSEQPKLIVSLRVDETAEMGTVTKVQQELREAGTLRINYSSKRDLGN